The following proteins are encoded in a genomic region of Candidatus Diapherotrites archaeon:
- a CDS encoding sodium-translocating pyrophosphatase, with protein sequence MEGIDMLYLVGGISLLAILMAKWMLDRVMQGEEGTPRMKEIALAIQEGANAFLQRQYTSIGSIGIIIALVILIGYTWWGNFNLAFVTTISFILGAFSSGLAGYVSMRVAVKANLRTATAANEGLNEAFLAAFRGGAVSGLVILALSLLGISILFFVFSGDDPMEAPLKIVGFGFGASLIALFAQLGGGIYTKAADVGADMVGKLEAGIPEDDPRNPAVIADLVGDNVGDCAGRGADLFESTAAENIGAMILGVALFPIFGIAGILFPLVAMALGLVASVVGIMSVRISHQENPMKAMKRGYWLTTLLAAVLLYAAVYVYLDNNLLLFGAGIIGLLTGLAMVYITMHYTERDSQPVKDIAAASETGAGTNVIAGLAVGMETTALPAVVLGVALLVSFALGDATSLPQGGLFGTAMATIGMLLTAGYVLAMDNFGPISDNAGGIVEMSHAPEKVRAITDRLDAAGNTTKALTKGYAIGSAGLAAFLLFSAYMVETGLVVINLASLPVFVGGMMGAMLVFLFSSFAMRAVGRAAGAIAQEVRRQFREIKGIMQGKTKPDYAKAVDIATQSALKEMVLPSLLVVGLTLGVGMILGAEAAGAYILVTTLTGIMLALTLNNAGGAWDNAKKYIESGPHGGKGSDAHKAAVVGDTVGDPAKDTAGPSLHVVIKLVGTLSLVLAPLFLL encoded by the coding sequence ATGGAAGGAATCGACATGCTCTACTTGGTGGGGGGGATCAGCCTCCTTGCCATCCTCATGGCCAAATGGATGCTCGACCGCGTCATGCAGGGGGAGGAAGGAACCCCACGCATGAAGGAGATTGCCCTGGCTATTCAGGAAGGGGCCAATGCGTTCCTTCAGCGTCAATATACCAGCATCGGGAGTATTGGCATCATTATTGCTCTTGTCATCCTCATTGGATATACTTGGTGGGGTAATTTTAATTTGGCTTTCGTAACAACCATTTCTTTCATCCTGGGGGCTTTCTCCTCGGGACTCGCGGGCTATGTCAGTATGCGCGTCGCGGTGAAAGCCAATCTGCGCACGGCCACGGCTGCTAATGAGGGATTGAATGAGGCGTTCCTCGCCGCGTTCCGCGGAGGGGCAGTATCCGGATTGGTTATTCTCGCGCTGTCATTATTGGGTATCTCTATTCTCTTCTTCGTGTTTTCGGGAGATGATCCTATGGAAGCCCCATTGAAGATCGTGGGCTTTGGTTTCGGAGCGAGTCTCATTGCTTTGTTCGCTCAGTTGGGAGGAGGAATATATACTAAAGCGGCGGATGTGGGCGCCGACATGGTGGGGAAACTTGAGGCCGGGATCCCCGAGGACGATCCTCGCAACCCCGCGGTCATCGCGGATTTGGTGGGGGATAATGTGGGGGATTGCGCGGGAAGGGGCGCGGATTTGTTCGAATCCACCGCGGCCGAGAACATTGGAGCCATGATTTTGGGGGTGGCCTTGTTCCCAATATTCGGGATCGCGGGTATTCTATTCCCTTTGGTGGCCATGGCATTAGGTTTGGTGGCCAGCGTGGTGGGAATAATGAGCGTAAGAATTTCACACCAGGAAAATCCCATGAAAGCTATGAAGCGGGGCTATTGGCTCACCACCCTTCTCGCGGCCGTGCTCTTGTACGCCGCCGTTTACGTGTATTTGGATAACAACCTCCTCCTTTTCGGCGCGGGAATCATTGGGTTGCTCACGGGTTTGGCGATGGTGTATATCACCATGCACTACACCGAGCGCGATTCTCAACCGGTGAAGGATATCGCGGCCGCCTCCGAGACGGGAGCGGGAACCAATGTCATCGCCGGGTTAGCGGTGGGGATGGAGACCACGGCGTTGCCCGCGGTAGTACTTGGTGTCGCCCTTCTCGTATCCTTTGCCTTGGGCGATGCCACGAGTCTTCCCCAAGGGGGGTTGTTCGGCACCGCCATGGCGACAATAGGAATGCTATTGACGGCCGGGTATGTGTTGGCGATGGATAATTTCGGTCCTATTTCTGATAATGCGGGCGGCATCGTGGAGATGTCCCATGCCCCTGAAAAGGTGCGGGCGATAACGGATCGCCTGGATGCCGCGGGCAACACCACCAAAGCGTTGACCAAAGGGTATGCCATTGGTTCAGCCGGGTTGGCGGCCTTCCTATTGTTCTCCGCCTACATGGTAGAAACAGGTTTAGTGGTCATCAATCTGGCCTCCCTCCCCGTGTTCGTGGGGGGAATGATGGGGGCGATGCTGGTGTTCCTATTCTCTTCATTTGCCATGCGTGCCGTTGGCCGGGCCGCCGGAGCCATTGCGCAGGAAGTCCGGCGCCAATTCCGTGAGATAAAAGGGATTATGCAAGGTAAAACCAAACCCGATTATGCCAAAGCCGTGGACATCGCCACCCAATCCGCATTGAAGGAGATGGTGCTCCCCTCCCTGCTCGTGGTGGGGCTTACCTTGGGAGTGGGAATGATTCTGGGAGCGGAAGCCGCGGGAGCCTACATATTAGTCACCACCCTCACAGGGATTATGCTGGCCCTCACCCTCAACAATGCCGGGGGGGCCTGGGACAATGCCAAGAAATACATCGAATCCGGCCCCCATGGGGGAAAAGGAAGCGATGCCCACAAGGCCGCCGTAGTCGGAGATACAGTAGGAGATCCCGCCAAGGACACCGCCGGCCCCTCCCTGCACGTGGTCATCAAGCTCGTGGGGACATTGAGCCTGGTGCTGGCTCCTTTGTTCTTGTTGTAA
- a CDS encoding sodium:calcium antiporter, producing the protein MEDLYVQGAVFLLSSIVLVKTASMAVKEVTNLARVFYISEFITAFVLGGFISMLPEFFVGVNSALEGVPIVGVGTLIGNNIVDLTLVFGIIAILGKDIPVSRSERSGALPFLIMVGLPLGLMLDGNLNRLDGLLLVIAALIYFIRIFSQHAMQDKKRPVRRHLLMKPLLFFGAAMLVMFGSAHFVVESAVNVADGLNIPALFAGLFLISIGAALPELTLSVKAVLSRHKAIAVGDIMGNVMIDSTFALGVLALISPVAVDVGAVGIATLFMVFAALLVTTLMDSGGKLTQREGYALIGLYVVFVAVQLALSSGNGFGVS; encoded by the coding sequence ATGGAAGACCTTTACGTGCAGGGAGCCGTTTTCCTTCTTTCGAGTATCGTTCTGGTAAAGACGGCATCCATGGCCGTGAAAGAAGTGACCAATCTGGCGCGGGTGTTCTATATCTCCGAATTCATCACTGCTTTCGTCCTGGGGGGATTCATTTCCATGCTCCCCGAGTTCTTCGTGGGAGTAAATTCAGCCCTGGAAGGGGTTCCCATCGTGGGGGTGGGCACGCTCATCGGAAACAACATCGTGGACCTCACTTTGGTTTTTGGTATTATTGCCATCCTGGGAAAAGATATTCCTGTTTCCAGATCTGAGCGTTCGGGGGCATTGCCTTTCCTCATCATGGTAGGGTTACCATTAGGACTCATGCTCGATGGCAATCTCAATAGGTTAGATGGGTTGTTACTCGTTATCGCGGCGCTCATTTATTTCATCCGTATCTTTTCCCAGCACGCGATGCAGGATAAAAAGAGGCCCGTCCGGCGCCACTTGCTCATGAAGCCCCTCCTTTTTTTTGGGGCGGCCATGCTGGTGATGTTTGGGAGCGCCCATTTTGTGGTGGAGTCGGCAGTGAATGTAGCGGATGGATTGAACATCCCGGCGCTTTTCGCGGGGTTGTTCCTCATTTCCATTGGAGCGGCATTGCCCGAACTCACCCTTTCTGTTAAAGCGGTGCTGTCCCGCCATAAAGCCATTGCGGTGGGAGACATCATGGGAAATGTGATGATTGATTCGACGTTTGCCTTGGGGGTGTTGGCGCTTATTTCCCCGGTGGCCGTCGATGTGGGAGCGGTAGGGATTGCCACTCTCTTTATGGTGTTCGCCGCCCTTTTGGTGACGACACTCATGGATAGCGGGGGAAAATTGACCCAGAGAGAAGGGTATGCATTAATCGGTCTGTATGTGGTTTTCGTGGCGGTGCAATTGGCTCTGTCATCTGGAAATGGGTTTGGGGTATCCTGA
- the rlmD gene encoding 23S rRNA (uracil(1939)-C(5))-methyltransferase RlmD — MEDPFSICPHATVCNGCPDMNTPYEEQIGRKKDRVVEVLKPFTDYVEMVPAHALSFYRNRADFWFSPTRQLGYRSKENPYSGIPVPECQLVSPRAQNLYQTLEKRFHSNTWPPYSVLEHQGFLRYATVRESKTSGKLLLILNTFTRTPEDEERITGLAQELLSERLADGIIWMHNPHFNDAVQGDTIKTWGEKELVEDMSGIPFHYNSSCFFQTNPRMAEKVQEHVVQCIQEIQPAPRVLDLYCGVGLFAIPLIQKGFWVKGIEMNTESIGYARQNAQKLDLNGNSYSFEIGDVPKILQEMEKTDEQYDTIIFDPPRSGLSKKIWRRALRLKPTQLLYVACRLSSLERDLEWLGEYAVFDITSARAFDLFPHTPHVETVVDIRVNATKDYPKGGF, encoded by the coding sequence ATGGAAGACCCCTTTTCGATCTGTCCGCATGCCACAGTATGTAATGGATGTCCCGACATGAACACCCCTTACGAGGAACAAATTGGGCGCAAGAAAGACAGGGTGGTGGAGGTATTGAAGCCCTTCACGGATTATGTGGAAATGGTTCCGGCCCACGCCCTATCTTTCTACCGCAACCGCGCCGACTTTTGGTTTTCACCCACTCGACAATTGGGGTACCGTTCCAAGGAAAATCCCTACTCCGGTATTCCCGTTCCCGAATGTCAACTTGTGTCCCCCCGCGCCCAAAATCTTTATCAAACCCTCGAAAAGCGGTTCCATTCCAACACATGGCCACCCTACTCGGTGCTCGAACACCAAGGGTTTCTCCGCTATGCCACGGTGCGCGAATCCAAGACCTCTGGAAAATTGCTTCTGATCCTCAATACATTCACCCGCACTCCAGAGGATGAAGAACGAATAACGGGTTTGGCCCAGGAGTTATTGTCTGAACGTTTAGCCGATGGCATCATATGGATGCATAATCCTCATTTCAATGATGCTGTTCAGGGAGACACGATAAAAACATGGGGGGAGAAAGAATTAGTGGAAGACATGTCAGGAATCCCTTTTCACTATAATTCCTCCTGCTTCTTCCAGACGAACCCCCGCATGGCCGAAAAGGTGCAAGAGCATGTGGTTCAATGTATCCAAGAAATACAGCCCGCCCCCCGCGTACTGGACCTGTATTGCGGAGTGGGGTTGTTCGCCATCCCATTGATCCAAAAAGGGTTTTGGGTGAAAGGGATTGAAATGAACACCGAATCAATTGGATATGCCCGTCAAAATGCCCAAAAATTAGATTTGAATGGAAATTCCTATTCATTTGAAATCGGGGACGTGCCTAAAATTTTACAAGAAATGGAAAAAACGGATGAGCAATATGACACCATCATTTTTGATCCTCCCCGATCCGGACTTTCCAAAAAGATCTGGCGGCGCGCCCTGCGATTGAAACCCACGCAACTCCTATACGTGGCCTGCCGTCTTTCTTCCCTAGAGCGCGATCTGGAATGGCTGGGGGAGTATGCGGTGTTTGACATTACATCGGCGCGGGCATTCGACCTGTTTCCCCACACCCCTCACGTGGAAACGGTGGTGGATATCCGCGTGAATGCCACTAAGGATTATCCCAAGGGTGGATTCTGA
- a CDS encoding GNAT family N-acetyltransferase has protein sequence MKDLEKVVKVNVGKEKKFKKRQEEMFARIIPLNRVAVCEKGKEIVGLIYWNNEFLGRSQLWYLEQMTVDEKYRRMGIGRGLIEFVKKRAKRNKIEKLFADAQNKNIASILLCLRTGGLISGTIEGILNSKEKDERIFFRFELQ, from the coding sequence ATGAAGGACCTTGAAAAAGTAGTAAAAGTCAATGTGGGTAAAGAGAAAAAATTTAAGAAAAGACAAGAGGAGATGTTCGCAAGAATCATTCCGTTAAATAGAGTAGCAGTGTGCGAAAAAGGAAAGGAAATTGTCGGTTTGATTTATTGGAATAATGAATTCCTTGGAAGATCGCAATTGTGGTATTTGGAACAAATGACCGTTGATGAAAAATATCGTCGAATGGGGATTGGCCGAGGACTGATCGAATTCGTGAAAAAACGTGCAAAAAGAAATAAAATTGAAAAGCTTTTTGCGGATGCGCAGAACAAGAACATAGCCTCCATCCTGCTGTGTTTGAGAACGGGCGGATTGATTAGTGGTACCATTGAAGGAATCCTCAATTCGAAAGAAAAGGACGAACGCATTTTTTTCCGATTCGAATTGCAATAG
- the alaS gene encoding alanine--tRNA ligase translates to MVDKDELRTRFSGDWKQHYQIDALTSKGYARKSCASCHRFFWTLTPDRTHCADSECMGYAFIGQKTKNYSYTQTWKEISNYFTKHGHTEIKRFPVVSRWRDDLYFTNASIIDFQPYVVSGEVEPPANPLIIPQMCLRFNDVANVGVTGRHHTGFVMFGQHAFNNEKTGLFYWKNEALEHDYQYLTQVIGVKPEDLTFQEEVWAGGGTFGPSIEYAANGAELGNCVFMQYESLDDGSARELKTKVIDMGAGLERLAWYTTGTPTSYDTTFGDVLRNMKKNTGVHFEDELFLEYSKLSGMLDMEGGEVKKKRQVIAQKLGMEEEVLFRKVGSLQALYAIADHLKTILYASTDGMLPSNGGGGYNLRLLLRRVFGFNADYAFNLDYARIVEDHVKELAGFDDSVREGLETTLAVIAEEQKKYAALQETGKKKMQVLVERLKKEAKPLEKKEMVTLYESHGIPYETAVDIARKGGVETEEVYDFYDQLSVKNEKKKEKKSPVALEVEKYPETKTLYYDKLYEDQFEATILGIVGNQIILDQTLFYPEGGGQAFDTGTLEGVGVKAVQKVQNRILHEIENPASFSPGKKVKGIISRERRANLMHNHTATHLLNAMCRKVLGPHIWQAGASKEGNKAHLDVTHYKKITYEEINEIERLVTTHVQAMIPVKKFVLSRTQAEQQYGFRIYQGGFVPGKELRLVEIEGIDIQACGGTHIDNTGEIGFFKILRVESVQDGIERITFATGVPALEWVQAKEEKLGRVVQILNTTEQDVETAAQKMREEYKNARKKAEGLQAYYLEGVSAELKTKVKGSKLVERIRELEPDALLKLGQMLINQNPTLGIVLVSESEKMVIAMSGSASTFNAKNAIQTILSHTKGSGGGSEKMGQARLQSLDGLDAALMRV, encoded by the coding sequence ATGGTCGATAAAGACGAATTACGGACTCGTTTTTCGGGGGATTGGAAACAGCATTACCAGATAGACGCCCTCACCTCCAAAGGGTATGCGCGAAAATCCTGTGCCAGTTGCCACCGTTTCTTCTGGACGCTCACCCCGGATCGCACGCACTGTGCGGATTCGGAGTGCATGGGGTATGCTTTCATTGGACAGAAAACCAAGAATTATTCCTACACGCAGACTTGGAAAGAGATTTCAAACTATTTCACTAAGCATGGGCATACGGAAATCAAGCGTTTTCCCGTGGTGTCGCGGTGGCGGGACGATTTATATTTTACCAATGCCAGTATAATCGATTTTCAACCCTATGTCGTGTCAGGAGAAGTGGAGCCGCCAGCGAATCCATTGATTATTCCCCAGATGTGTTTGCGTTTCAATGATGTGGCCAACGTGGGGGTCACCGGGCGCCACCATACGGGGTTTGTCATGTTTGGCCAGCACGCATTCAACAATGAAAAAACTGGATTGTTCTACTGGAAAAACGAGGCCCTGGAGCACGATTATCAGTATTTGACCCAAGTTATTGGAGTCAAACCAGAGGATTTGACCTTTCAAGAAGAAGTATGGGCTGGGGGAGGAACATTTGGTCCCTCCATCGAATATGCCGCTAATGGGGCCGAGCTGGGGAATTGCGTGTTCATGCAGTATGAGTCCCTCGATGATGGGTCGGCGAGAGAATTGAAGACCAAAGTTATTGACATGGGGGCGGGTTTGGAACGGTTGGCCTGGTACACCACGGGCACCCCTACGTCATACGACACCACTTTCGGGGATGTCCTGCGGAACATGAAGAAGAACACCGGGGTGCATTTCGAGGACGAATTGTTCCTTGAATATTCAAAGCTTTCGGGCATGCTGGATATGGAAGGGGGGGAAGTAAAGAAGAAACGCCAGGTCATCGCCCAAAAATTGGGGATGGAGGAAGAGGTATTGTTCCGCAAGGTGGGGTCGTTGCAGGCGTTGTACGCCATCGCCGACCATTTGAAGACCATTTTATACGCCTCCACCGATGGCATGCTTCCCTCCAATGGGGGTGGGGGGTACAATTTACGTCTCCTCCTGCGCCGCGTCTTCGGTTTCAATGCGGATTATGCCTTCAACCTGGATTATGCGCGCATCGTGGAAGATCATGTGAAGGAACTCGCGGGATTTGATGATAGTGTGCGGGAGGGGTTGGAAACTACCCTCGCGGTAATTGCGGAGGAACAGAAGAAATACGCTGCCCTCCAGGAAACGGGAAAGAAGAAGATGCAGGTGCTCGTGGAGCGGTTGAAGAAGGAAGCCAAGCCCCTGGAAAAAAAAGAAATGGTGACCCTGTATGAAAGCCACGGCATCCCGTATGAGACCGCGGTGGACATCGCCCGGAAGGGGGGAGTGGAAACGGAAGAGGTCTATGATTTCTATGACCAGCTCTCGGTGAAGAATGAGAAGAAGAAAGAAAAGAAATCCCCCGTGGCCTTGGAAGTAGAAAAGTATCCCGAGACCAAAACATTGTATTATGATAAATTGTACGAGGACCAATTCGAAGCCACTATTTTAGGAATAGTCGGCAACCAGATTATTCTCGACCAAACCCTTTTCTATCCCGAAGGAGGCGGCCAGGCCTTCGACACGGGAACATTGGAGGGAGTGGGAGTAAAAGCCGTGCAGAAGGTGCAGAACCGCATTCTCCATGAAATAGAAAACCCTGCTTCCTTTTCCCCCGGAAAAAAAGTGAAAGGTATCATTTCCCGGGAAAGGAGAGCCAACCTCATGCACAACCACACCGCCACCCATTTGCTTAATGCGATGTGCCGGAAGGTGTTAGGCCCCCACATCTGGCAAGCTGGGGCCTCCAAGGAAGGGAATAAAGCCCACTTGGATGTGACGCATTACAAGAAAATTACGTATGAGGAAATCAATGAAATAGAACGATTAGTCACCACCCATGTTCAGGCCATGATTCCCGTGAAAAAGTTCGTGCTCTCCCGTACTCAAGCGGAACAACAATATGGATTTCGCATCTACCAGGGAGGTTTTGTCCCAGGTAAGGAGCTTAGGTTGGTGGAAATTGAGGGAATTGACATCCAGGCCTGCGGGGGAACGCATATTGACAACACGGGTGAAATAGGTTTCTTCAAAATCCTTCGGGTGGAATCCGTTCAGGATGGGATTGAGCGCATCACTTTTGCCACCGGTGTTCCCGCCCTGGAATGGGTGCAGGCCAAAGAGGAAAAATTGGGGCGCGTGGTGCAAATATTGAACACCACCGAGCAGGATGTGGAAACCGCTGCCCAAAAAATGAGGGAGGAATACAAAAATGCCCGGAAGAAAGCCGAGGGGTTGCAGGCCTATTACTTGGAAGGAGTGTCCGCGGAATTGAAAACCAAGGTGAAAGGCAGCAAGCTCGTGGAGCGTATTAGGGAATTGGAACCCGATGCGTTGCTCAAATTGGGGCAAATGCTCATCAACCAAAATCCCACCTTGGGAATTGTCCTCGTTTCGGAATCAGAAAAAATGGTCATCGCCATGAGTGGAAGCGCCTCCACCTTCAATGCCAAGAACGCCATCCAGACCATTCTCTCCCATACCAAAGGAAGTGGGGGCGGGAGCGAAAAGATGGGTCAAGCGCGGCTACAATCCCTGGATGGATTGGATGCGGCGCTGATGCGGGTGTGA
- a CDS encoding DUF1761 domain-containing protein, producing MIPLPVNWVAVIVAAIAAQVIGYLWYSQGVFGKDWMKELGISPKEMKKEMKGMEATMIKGFLGSLIMAYILAQFLLHTLAVSLADGMLTAFWAWLGFIAVVMYGGVLWEKKSEKWFWMSSLYYLVSLLVMAIILVSL from the coding sequence ATGATTCCATTGCCCGTGAATTGGGTGGCGGTTATTGTCGCGGCGATTGCCGCCCAGGTAATCGGCTACCTATGGTATTCTCAAGGAGTTTTCGGGAAAGACTGGATGAAGGAATTAGGAATTTCTCCCAAGGAAATGAAAAAGGAAATGAAGGGGATGGAAGCCACCATGATCAAGGGCTTCCTGGGTTCCCTCATCATGGCCTACATTCTTGCCCAATTCCTGTTGCATACGCTTGCCGTGTCCCTCGCGGACGGAATGCTCACAGCCTTCTGGGCCTGGCTGGGATTCATCGCCGTGGTCATGTATGGCGGGGTGCTCTGGGAGAAGAAATCAGAGAAATGGTTCTGGATGAGCAGCCTCTACTATTTAGTGTCCCTGCTCGTGATGGCCATTATTTTGGTTTCGTTATAA
- a CDS encoding cysteine peptidase family C39 domain-containing protein yields MLSMWPVIQKPYFCGPACLKMVLRHYGIKSPRQGELAKLCRSKAYRHANTGTAGKNILAAGKSFGLDGFLQDMSTFGELRGWVEKKKVPVIVSWFAFDEGHYSVAVKVTTRKIYLQDPELGHIRVMDKPKFLRLWFDYSGAFIREKKDVHVRRMIVLYPKKKKS; encoded by the coding sequence ATGCTTTCCATGTGGCCTGTAATCCAGAAGCCCTATTTCTGTGGCCCCGCCTGCCTGAAAATGGTACTCCGGCATTATGGGATAAAATCCCCCCGCCAAGGGGAGCTGGCCAAGCTCTGTCGATCAAAAGCCTACCGGCATGCCAATACGGGAACAGCCGGGAAGAATATTTTGGCTGCCGGAAAATCATTCGGCCTGGATGGGTTTCTCCAGGATATGTCCACCTTTGGGGAACTGCGAGGATGGGTGGAAAAAAAGAAGGTCCCCGTGATCGTGAGCTGGTTCGCCTTTGATGAAGGGCACTATTCGGTGGCGGTGAAAGTGACCACACGCAAGATATATCTGCAGGACCCCGAATTGGGACACATCCGGGTGATGGATAAACCCAAATTCCTCCGCCTCTGGTTCGATTATTCAGGAGCATTTATCCGAGAGAAAAAAGATGTGCACGTGCGCCGGATGATCGTATTATATCCCAAGAAGAAAAAAAGCTAG
- a CDS encoding PadR family transcriptional regulator → MIPVAYKKDIGYPICRQVFSLRSMEKCCDMRGMLSFLILFLLSKRPMHGQELAEEIGKRKGDKPSPGTIYPALKSLKENGFVSEQRDGKMIQYTLTPEGKSALHYAKEQFCRTFVGVME, encoded by the coding sequence ATGATACCTGTTGCCTATAAAAAGGATATCGGGTATCCGATATGTAGACAGGTGTTTTCATTGCGTTCCATGGAAAAATGTTGCGACATGCGGGGGATGCTTTCTTTTCTCATTCTTTTTCTCTTGAGCAAGCGACCCATGCACGGGCAGGAGTTGGCCGAGGAAATTGGGAAACGAAAAGGAGACAAACCTTCTCCAGGAACCATCTACCCCGCGTTGAAAAGCTTGAAAGAAAATGGATTCGTTTCGGAACAACGGGATGGCAAGATGATCCAGTATACCCTGACCCCGGAAGGGAAATCCGCCCTCCACTATGCGAAGGAACAGTTCTGCCGTACCTTTGTGGGAGTAATGGAGTGA
- a CDS encoding Fic family protein gives MASFRYLTREDILDIHDRIHVQSNGFMSSENLNFIIDQIKDFPELAGIEPRSPQEKVVYCASYLLFHLVKGHCFNDGNKRTAFISFNFFLHNNQFDPTYDEENIKSKLIQINQKINQGSKPFDAINEIFGKNSESPDFRLITLLFELAGANPKISYLSPLEIVQSVQTFIKWKKPSVMEDSTPMLFKKSRFKAIPVDHDELIKFVDEFIKKNPETMKLLEKS, from the coding sequence ATGGCTTCTTTTCGTTATTTGACAAGGGAAGATATCCTTGATATACACGACCGGATTCATGTCCAATCCAATGGCTTCATGTCTTCCGAGAATCTTAACTTTATTATCGACCAGATTAAGGATTTCCCTGAATTAGCAGGTATTGAACCGAGAAGCCCCCAGGAAAAAGTAGTTTACTGCGCTTCCTATCTCCTTTTTCATCTTGTTAAAGGACATTGTTTTAATGATGGGAACAAACGGACTGCATTCATTTCATTCAATTTTTTCTTGCATAATAACCAATTTGACCCTACTTATGACGAAGAAAATATCAAATCAAAGTTGATTCAAATAAATCAGAAAATTAATCAAGGATCAAAACCTTTCGATGCAATCAACGAGATTTTTGGGAAAAACTCAGAATCCCCAGATTTTCGATTAATCACGCTGTTATTTGAATTGGCCGGCGCAAATCCAAAAATATCATACCTCTCTCCCTTGGAAATCGTGCAAAGTGTGCAAACATTCATAAAATGGAAAAAACCAAGTGTAATGGAGGATTCGACGCCTATGCTATTCAAAAAATCACGCTTCAAGGCCATCCCGGTCGACCATGATGAACTGATTAAATTTGTTGACGAGTTCATCAAAAAGAATCCCGAAACGATGAAATTGCTCGAAAAATCCTGA
- a CDS encoding class I SAM-dependent methyltransferase yields MEHSMNSVDIDAYKEYNKYMDFQNRRLDYVKAIKESIRLAAKYTQNKEGLVVADFCCGTGNNTKLLAEKVGSLAKVLLVDINKGFLDIARQSEIKSNELKFYNEDILNVEFEKECDLVLSVFAYHHVKDSEKHRYIEQIKSCLKDGGFLILTEIFLENRQKCINYYEKLFSAIPVQDRIPGLENFLMQTALSNDFEFKIGKKVADAQFRNAGFKLVEETKIWPLDNAMKKDEGTFVQVYKF; encoded by the coding sequence ATGGAACATTCAATGAATTCCGTCGATATTGATGCCTATAAGGAATACAATAAGTACATGGATTTTCAGAATCGGCGCTTAGATTATGTGAAAGCCATCAAAGAATCGATACGATTAGCAGCGAAGTATACCCAGAATAAAGAAGGTCTTGTAGTTGCGGATTTTTGTTGCGGAACGGGGAATAATACCAAGTTACTCGCAGAGAAGGTTGGCTCTCTTGCCAAGGTTTTGCTGGTTGATATTAACAAGGGTTTTTTGGATATTGCCAGGCAATCCGAAATAAAAAGCAATGAACTAAAATTTTATAATGAAGACATTTTGAACGTGGAGTTTGAAAAGGAATGCGACCTTGTCTTATCCGTATTTGCGTACCATCATGTTAAAGATTCTGAGAAGCACCGATACATTGAGCAGATTAAAAGCTGCCTAAAAGATGGTGGATTTCTAATTCTCACAGAGATTTTTCTCGAAAACAGACAAAAGTGTATTAATTATTATGAAAAACTATTCTCTGCTATTCCAGTCCAAGACCGAATTCCAGGGTTGGAAAACTTTTTGATGCAAACCGCTCTGAGCAATGATTTTGAATTTAAGATTGGAAAAAAAGTCGCTGATGCCCAGTTTAGAAATGCTGGCTTCAAGCTTGTTGAGGAAACCAAAATATGGCCTTTAGATAACGCGATGAAAAAAGATGAAGGAACGTTCGTCCAAGTTTACAAATTTTAG
- a CDS encoding isochorismatase family cysteine hydrolase, producing MEVLLVIDMQEGFRYLDSERILERVGKILQKISPNYYFSRFKDKKNSTIEKHTLWKKFQDQKAWPIMSEIRHFSNKNNTFDHYTYTVLTPYLKKAFTKRHVKTVYLAGIYTDVCVIKTAMDLIDEGIQVKIIQDACASLHGEINHKQAIDSLKHIIGRDNVIKSNMIRKT from the coding sequence ATGGAAGTTCTATTAGTCATTGATATGCAAGAAGGCTTTCGATACTTGGATTCCGAACGTATTTTGGAAAGGGTTGGAAAAATCCTGCAAAAAATCTCTCCTAACTACTACTTTTCTCGTTTCAAAGACAAGAAAAATTCAACTATTGAGAAGCACACATTGTGGAAAAAATTTCAAGACCAAAAGGCATGGCCCATAATGAGTGAAATTCGTCATTTTTCTAATAAAAATAACACATTCGATCACTATACTTACACCGTGCTAACTCCATATTTGAAAAAGGCATTCACGAAAAGACACGTCAAAACTGTATATTTAGCTGGAATATATACCGACGTCTGTGTAATCAAAACGGCAATGGATCTCATTGATGAAGGAATCCAAGTAAAAATAATCCAAGATGCATGTGCTTCATTACATGGAGAAATTAATCATAAGCAAGCAATTGACTCACTCAAACACATCATCGGGAGAGATAACGTCATCAAGTCCAATATGATCAGGAAAACTTAA